A portion of the Paenibacillus marchantiae genome contains these proteins:
- a CDS encoding lipopolysaccharide biosynthesis protein, whose translation MTSFANILIMGITTVTSIITSRMFGAEGKGELAAILFWPGFLTNLATLGLPTALIYYIKKNSNQIPVYMGMGFLVQIPISIILGFISWFGVSSWLSNYSDSVISIARVYITSLSPIFLIIGVLAATAQGTEKFHIYNLARLFAPLINFVGLVFLWISGTLSLERAIIVSFISYFIVLGFYAYTLRVHISIQISEVMGHIKSSLHLFTFAARVSGVELFNTLYNQFDKIIILALLTPRDFGLYSVVYALSRMFNVFQTAITNVIFPKAAGLEQEKVFSLVGRSFRISMIFMMIIVVPSMIVGRFFIGLLFGEEFLDASSAFYLLSLECVVGGGASILASSFNALGRPGVILVGQSSAVAITITLFFLLTPNYGLHGIGLALLTGSVVRIMVSLISLKKIYSIPMKQMVFNKEDIHFLLERLNQQKLLRRGR comes from the coding sequence ATGACCAGTTTTGCCAACATTCTGATAATGGGAATTACAACAGTGACATCTATTATTACTAGTCGAATGTTTGGAGCGGAAGGAAAGGGTGAACTGGCTGCGATTCTGTTTTGGCCAGGATTTCTTACCAATCTGGCAACGTTAGGCTTGCCAACGGCACTAATCTATTATATCAAAAAAAATAGTAATCAAATCCCTGTATATATGGGGATGGGATTTCTAGTGCAGATTCCAATTAGTATTATTCTAGGATTCATAAGTTGGTTTGGGGTATCATCATGGTTATCGAATTATTCTGATTCGGTTATTTCCATCGCGAGGGTGTATATTACATCCCTTTCTCCCATTTTTCTGATCATTGGTGTATTAGCGGCGACGGCACAAGGTACAGAGAAGTTTCATATCTATAATCTCGCAAGGCTATTTGCCCCACTTATTAATTTCGTAGGGCTGGTTTTTTTATGGATTAGCGGAACCCTCTCATTGGAACGTGCTATTATTGTAAGTTTTATATCCTACTTCATTGTACTTGGCTTCTATGCGTACACACTTCGGGTGCATATCTCAATACAGATTTCCGAAGTTATGGGTCACATCAAATCCAGTTTGCACTTGTTTACTTTTGCTGCAAGAGTAAGCGGAGTTGAGTTATTCAACACACTTTATAATCAGTTTGATAAAATTATTATTTTAGCGTTGTTAACCCCGCGTGATTTTGGTCTGTATTCCGTCGTATACGCACTATCCCGTATGTTTAATGTATTCCAGACGGCAATAACGAACGTCATATTCCCAAAAGCTGCTGGATTGGAGCAAGAAAAAGTATTTAGCCTTGTAGGCAGGTCGTTTAGAATCAGCATGATTTTTATGATGATCATTGTTGTGCCTAGTATGATCGTTGGTCGTTTCTTTATAGGTTTATTATTTGGCGAAGAATTTTTGGATGCCAGCAGTGCTTTTTATCTCCTCTCATTGGAATGTGTTGTGGGCGGGGGAGCGAGCATACTGGCTTCTTCATTTAACGCTCTTGGACGGCCTGGAGTAATTCTGGTTGGACAGAGTTCTGCTGTTGCCATAACCATAACTTTATTTTTCCTGCTTACACCTAACTACGGATTACATGGAATTGGGCTTGCTCTGCTAACAGGTTCTGTCGTGCGGATTATGGTTTCTCTGATCTCATTAAAAAAAATATACAGTATTCCGATGAAACAAATGGTTTTTAACAAAGAAGATATTCATTTTTTGCTGGAACGCCTTAACCAGCAGAAATTATTGAGGAGAGGTAGATAA
- a CDS encoding sugar phosphate nucleotidyltransferase has translation MRIVLLSGGSGKRLWPLSNDTRSKQFLKVLEGPEGQTESMVQRVWRQLQHTGLSEQATIATSKPQVEILRSQLGDEVDLVVEPERRDTFPAIALAAVYLYSVQGVSLNETVAVLPVDPYVEESFFYKVTELEGVLDESGAELALIGVKPTYPSEKYGYIIPDPHETEKHNHYAKVSRFQEKPCETEAAEMIEQSALWNCGVFAFKLNYLINLLISLELPIQYEEMLKQYGRLQKISFDYQVVEKASHIVVTPYEGYWKDLGTWNTLTDEMSTHIVGKGVMTNSSVNTHLINELNIPVCVLGVSNLIVATSPDGILVSEKEASPQIKEILKDDNQRPMYEERRWGCYKVLDYTRNARGEEVLTKRIIVEADKNFSYQYHLKRNEVWTVVSGQGELILDGELRLLNQGDVISILAGSKHSVKAVTELEIIEVQMGSELVEEDIVRIEMEWTDIIQNCVNWGKTR, from the coding sequence ATGAGAATCGTACTTCTCTCTGGTGGATCAGGCAAGAGGTTATGGCCCTTATCCAACGATACGAGATCGAAGCAGTTCTTGAAAGTACTGGAGGGCCCTGAAGGGCAGACGGAATCCATGGTTCAACGGGTATGGAGGCAACTGCAGCATACGGGATTAAGCGAACAGGCCACGATTGCAACTAGTAAGCCACAGGTGGAGATTTTGCGGAGTCAACTGGGCGATGAGGTTGATCTTGTCGTAGAGCCGGAACGCAGAGATACCTTTCCCGCAATTGCCTTGGCAGCTGTTTATCTGTACTCGGTACAGGGCGTCAGTCTGAACGAAACGGTTGCTGTACTTCCCGTTGATCCATATGTGGAGGAATCCTTTTTCTATAAAGTTACGGAGCTTGAAGGAGTGTTGGATGAGTCTGGTGCGGAGCTCGCACTAATCGGGGTAAAGCCCACTTATCCTTCAGAGAAATACGGTTATATTATTCCTGATCCACATGAAACCGAAAAACATAACCATTACGCCAAAGTATCACGTTTTCAAGAAAAACCCTGTGAGACTGAAGCGGCAGAGATGATAGAGCAATCTGCCCTTTGGAATTGCGGGGTTTTTGCATTCAAGCTGAACTATCTGATTAATCTGCTGATCTCCCTTGAACTGCCAATTCAGTATGAAGAGATGCTCAAACAATACGGAAGATTACAGAAAATTAGCTTTGATTATCAAGTAGTCGAAAAAGCCAGTCACATTGTGGTTACACCTTATGAGGGATATTGGAAAGATCTCGGCACATGGAATACGCTGACGGACGAAATGAGTACCCATATTGTGGGCAAAGGTGTAATGACGAATAGCTCGGTAAACACACATCTGATCAATGAGTTGAATATTCCGGTGTGTGTGCTGGGAGTATCCAATCTTATTGTTGCGACGAGTCCGGATGGAATTCTGGTTAGTGAGAAAGAGGCAAGTCCACAGATTAAAGAGATTCTTAAGGATGATAATCAACGTCCTATGTATGAGGAACGCCGCTGGGGTTGTTACAAAGTGCTTGATTACACGCGTAATGCCAGAGGAGAAGAGGTATTAACTAAACGCATTATTGTTGAGGCAGATAAGAATTTTTCTTATCAATACCATCTCAAACGAAATGAAGTATGGACAGTTGTTTCGGGACAGGGCGAACTGATTCTGGATGGTGAACTGAGATTGCTTAATCAAGGGGATGTTATCTCCATCCTGGCAGGTAGTAAACACAGTGTGAAAGCCGTAACCGAACTTGAAATCATTGAAGTTCAGATGGGCAGTGAGCTGGTGGAAGAGGATATTGTGCGAATCGAGATGGAATGGACAGATATTATCCAAAATTGCGTGAATTGGGGGAAAACAAGATGA
- a CDS encoding UDP-glucose dehydrogenase family protein, translating into MSIAVIGTGYVGLVSGVCFSEIGNQVICVDNNEAKVEMLNEGNVPIYEPGLKELMASNMQAGKLSFTSNIAEAISQSDIIFIAVGTPSLPSGEANLSYVEQVAIEIGSHIESYKIIVTKSTVPVGTNDRVRELISSISSQPFDVASVPEFLREGSAVKDTLNPDRIVIGTDSDRAIKTLKKLHRPLTENLIITDIRSAEMIKYASNAFLATKISFINEISNICEKVGADVTRVAEGMGYDKRIGASFLKAGIGYGGSCFPKDTQALIQIAGMVDYDFRLLKSVVQVNQDQRLHVIHKLEEALGSLKGKTIAVWGLAFKPETDDVRDAPAIDIIQHLSDAGAVIKAYDPIATANFRKEVDVASITWEEHPLHAAEGADALCVLTEWKEFAHIDLNELAKIMKDPIMIDGRNLYSAEQVQASNLQYYSVGRPGLTKLEGKAAAII; encoded by the coding sequence ATGAGTATTGCGGTGATTGGAACAGGGTATGTAGGTCTTGTATCGGGAGTATGCTTTTCGGAGATCGGCAACCAAGTCATCTGTGTGGACAACAATGAGGCCAAAGTAGAGATGCTCAACGAGGGCAACGTGCCCATCTATGAGCCTGGCCTCAAAGAGTTGATGGCTTCCAACATGCAAGCAGGCAAACTATCATTCACCTCCAATATTGCTGAAGCGATTAGCCAGTCGGATATTATCTTTATCGCTGTAGGCACGCCTTCTCTTCCGAGCGGCGAAGCCAACCTGAGCTATGTGGAGCAAGTAGCTATAGAGATTGGAAGTCACATTGAAAGCTACAAAATTATCGTGACCAAAAGCACCGTTCCTGTAGGCACCAATGATCGTGTCCGTGAGCTGATTAGCAGTATTTCATCTCAGCCTTTCGATGTGGCTTCTGTTCCCGAATTCCTCCGGGAAGGATCTGCGGTCAAGGATACGCTGAATCCTGACCGGATTGTCATTGGAACAGACAGTGATCGGGCAATTAAAACACTGAAGAAACTTCATCGGCCATTGACCGAGAACCTGATCATTACGGATATTCGATCAGCCGAAATGATTAAATATGCTTCCAATGCATTTCTCGCAACCAAAATCTCATTCATTAATGAAATCTCGAATATATGTGAAAAAGTAGGAGCCGACGTTACAAGAGTAGCCGAAGGCATGGGCTATGATAAGCGTATAGGAGCTTCCTTTTTGAAGGCAGGCATTGGTTATGGAGGTTCATGCTTTCCAAAAGATACACAGGCTTTAATTCAAATCGCGGGTATGGTCGATTATGATTTCAGACTGTTAAAATCCGTTGTCCAAGTAAACCAAGATCAGCGTTTACATGTCATTCACAAACTGGAAGAGGCGCTGGGATCTTTAAAAGGAAAAACAATTGCTGTCTGGGGGTTAGCTTTTAAACCGGAGACAGATGACGTGCGGGATGCTCCAGCGATCGATATCATTCAGCATTTAAGTGATGCTGGAGCAGTCATTAAGGCCTACGATCCCATCGCAACTGCGAATTTCCGTAAAGAGGTAGATGTCGCCTCCATCACGTGGGAAGAGCATCCACTTCATGCTGCTGAAGGAGCAGATGCCTTGTGTGTGTTGACTGAATGGAAGGAATTCGCTCATATCGATTTGAATGAACTGGCCAAAATCATGAAGGACCCAATTATGATTGATGGTCGTAATTTGTATAGTGCTGAACAGGTGCAGGCATCTAATCTTCAATATTATTCTGTTGGTCGTCCAGGTTTGACGAAGCTGGAAGGGAAAGCGGCAGCAATCATTTAA
- a CDS encoding LCP family glycopolymer transferase, which translates to MKKWMKVTIWIVSLFVVVVFGYAIYLYQSVKSTADQIYEPRNPVRPVSVTDSRGGLPVDINSKEPFNALILGVDERPNDRGRSDTMIVLSVNPGKKQVLMFNIPRDTRTDIVGHNTVDKINHAYAFGGVDMSVNTVEQFLGVPIHYYMKVDMEGFAKIIDLVGGVDVNNPFAFDYEGQSYDQGNIHLDGVAALGFSRMRYDDPKGDLGRNDRQREVLKQMLKNTMQFSSVLHIQNMLDELGTHVRTDVTFDEMKELLLDYRNDLENVDTVEIKGKGEKINGIYYYIVDQQEKDRIHGIIEEHLEK; encoded by the coding sequence ATGAAAAAGTGGATGAAAGTTACCATCTGGATTGTTTCCTTGTTTGTAGTTGTTGTGTTTGGTTATGCCATATATCTCTATCAATCCGTTAAATCAACCGCTGACCAAATCTATGAGCCCCGGAATCCTGTAAGGCCCGTCTCGGTCACAGATAGCAGAGGTGGGCTACCAGTGGATATCAACAGTAAAGAGCCTTTTAATGCACTTATTCTTGGCGTGGATGAGCGTCCTAATGATCGAGGGCGCTCGGATACGATGATTGTACTGAGTGTGAACCCAGGGAAAAAACAAGTGCTCATGTTTAATATTCCAAGGGATACAAGGACAGACATTGTGGGACACAATACAGTAGATAAGATCAATCATGCTTATGCCTTCGGAGGCGTGGACATGTCGGTAAATACCGTCGAGCAATTTTTGGGAGTCCCCATTCATTATTATATGAAAGTGGATATGGAGGGCTTTGCCAAAATCATTGACCTGGTCGGAGGCGTGGATGTAAATAATCCTTTTGCATTTGATTATGAGGGCCAGAGTTATGATCAAGGGAATATTCATCTGGACGGTGTTGCTGCGCTCGGTTTTTCAAGAATGCGCTATGATGACCCGAAAGGGGATTTGGGTCGTAATGATCGACAGCGTGAGGTTCTGAAGCAGATGCTTAAGAATACGATGCAATTCTCCAGTGTACTTCATATCCAGAATATGCTTGATGAACTAGGTACTCATGTCAGAACGGATGTTACTTTTGATGAGATGAAGGAACTTCTCCTTGATTATCGTAATGATCTGGAGAATGTAGATACGGTGGAAATCAAGGGTAAAGGCGAGAAAATCAATGGGATTTATTATTACATCGTGGATCAGCAAGAAAAAGATCGCATTCACGGAATAATTGAAGAACATTTGGAGAAATAA
- a CDS encoding VanZ family protein — protein sequence MEEDYGKRTHKHRRKQRPYVYILSLLLIAAWVLVIWHFSTQSYQQQTIQPWLHKWSEKVKIGFALPDVKFTYGELDYSLRQRPYDFVEFIFRKSAHLFVYAVLAVLIYGGLRYRKMRMFTCIAAALAVVAVIASIDEYIQQFSPNRTSSIRDVGVDLLGGCGGIALYVGVNVVFRRFRSPRRSSVKRK from the coding sequence ATGGAGGAGGACTACGGGAAACGAACGCATAAACATAGACGTAAACAACGACCTTACGTTTATATCTTGTCACTGCTGCTGATTGCGGCTTGGGTTTTGGTGATCTGGCACTTTTCGACCCAATCTTATCAGCAGCAGACTATCCAGCCTTGGCTGCATAAATGGTCTGAAAAGGTAAAGATCGGATTTGCACTACCAGATGTGAAATTCACATACGGTGAGCTTGATTATTCCTTAAGACAACGACCGTATGATTTTGTTGAGTTCATATTTCGGAAAAGTGCACATTTATTTGTATATGCTGTGCTGGCGGTGCTTATCTATGGTGGGCTGAGATACAGGAAAATGCGGATGTTCACTTGTATCGCTGCTGCCCTGGCCGTAGTAGCGGTTATCGCCTCCATTGATGAATATATTCAGCAGTTCAGCCCTAACCGGACGAGTTCAATCCGTGATGTCGGCGTGGATCTGCTTGGCGGATGTGGCGGAATTGCCTTATATGTGGGGGTTAATGTCGTTTTCAGAAGATTCAGGTCTCCAAGGCGATCGTCAGTCAAAAGAAAGTGA
- a CDS encoding ABC transporter ATP-binding protein, whose product MQQEPVVRLQGVSKIISSRSLVSDLTLDISPGQVFGFLGPNGAGKTTTIRMMVGLMSISQGDIIISGHSVKNEFEQAIAQVGAIVENPEMYKFLTGYQNLVHFARMSPGITKERIAETIERVGLTARIHDKVKTYSLGMRQRLGVAQAILHKPKLLVLDEPTNGLDPQGIRELRDYLRQLCQEEGITVFVSSHLLSEMELMCDTVAIIQNGKLIDVRNLRAEAGADVLTEVAFEVNDAPRAAELISEATVQGNAIVIRLSREQIPDLNARLVSEGFQVYGIRSVTHTLEDQFLQVTGGGSIG is encoded by the coding sequence ATGCAGCAGGAGCCGGTCGTCCGTCTTCAGGGCGTCAGTAAAATCATCTCCTCCCGATCATTGGTCAGTGACCTGACTCTGGATATTTCTCCGGGGCAGGTTTTTGGTTTTTTAGGACCCAATGGGGCGGGGAAAACAACAACGATTCGAATGATGGTAGGGCTGATGTCCATCAGTCAAGGAGATATCATCATCTCGGGACACAGTGTAAAGAATGAATTTGAACAGGCCATCGCTCAGGTTGGGGCTATTGTCGAGAATCCAGAAATGTACAAGTTTCTGACCGGATATCAAAATCTCGTTCACTTTGCCCGGATGTCACCTGGTATTACGAAAGAACGCATTGCCGAGACGATTGAACGTGTTGGGCTTACAGCACGCATTCATGACAAGGTAAAGACCTATTCTCTGGGTATGCGCCAGCGTTTGGGCGTGGCCCAAGCCATATTACATAAACCAAAGTTGTTGGTATTGGATGAACCCACCAATGGGCTCGATCCACAGGGAATACGGGAACTTAGGGATTATTTGCGTCAGCTCTGTCAGGAGGAAGGGATCACCGTCTTTGTATCCAGCCACTTGTTGTCGGAGATGGAATTGATGTGTGATACCGTTGCGATTATCCAAAATGGCAAATTGATTGATGTGAGAAATCTCAGAGCTGAGGCGGGAGCAGACGTACTTACTGAAGTTGCTTTTGAGGTAAATGATGCTCCACGTGCAGCCGAACTAATTAGCGAAGCTACAGTTCAGGGCAATGCCATTGTGATTCGTTTATCCCGTGAGCAGATTCCGGACTTGAATGCGAGGCTGGTCAGTGAAGGGTTCCAGGTATACGGTATCCGTAGCGTAACCCATACGCTGGAAGATCAATTTTTGCAGGTGACTGGGGGCGGAAGCATTGGGTAA
- a CDS encoding ABC transporter permease yields MGNFGNLIMNENMKIFRRPRTWIMLSILALISLLMPVLLNEGMGSSEVPYWQAAITTVQVVFFLNTIFCVVIAAEAVAGEFTWGTIKLLLIRPWSRSKILASKYLSVIGFSILSTLLVVIMATVMSYMLFSHSVTPDGSGASASHAFALWGYLYVDLFITLAIAFMVSSVFRSGALAIGLSLFIMFTQNLFSLIFNPVRYEWAKYVLFNNMDLSRYMDPVTDFSMFDGGNTGMTLGFSVAVLAVYYVVFMLISWVVFNKRDVAG; encoded by the coding sequence TTGGGTAATTTCGGCAATCTCATTATGAATGAAAACATGAAAATTTTCCGTCGTCCGCGTACTTGGATTATGTTATCTATTCTGGCATTAATTTCGCTGTTGATGCCGGTTCTGCTCAATGAAGGCATGGGGTCCAGTGAAGTTCCATACTGGCAAGCAGCTATTACTACCGTTCAGGTCGTCTTTTTCCTGAATACTATCTTCTGTGTCGTCATTGCAGCCGAAGCGGTGGCCGGAGAGTTCACTTGGGGAACCATTAAACTACTGTTGATTCGTCCGTGGTCACGCAGCAAAATACTGGCATCCAAATATTTGTCCGTGATTGGATTCAGTATTCTGAGTACGTTACTTGTTGTTATTATGGCAACCGTAATGTCGTATATGCTGTTCTCCCATTCCGTAACTCCGGATGGAAGCGGTGCTTCTGCATCACACGCATTTGCACTATGGGGATATCTGTACGTGGACTTGTTTATTACGCTCGCTATTGCCTTTATGGTCTCCTCCGTGTTTCGTTCGGGAGCTCTGGCCATCGGTTTGTCTCTATTTATCATGTTTACACAGAATTTGTTCTCATTGATCTTCAATCCCGTTCGTTATGAATGGGCCAAGTATGTTCTGTTCAATAACATGGATCTCAGTCGGTATATGGATCCAGTGACGGACTTTAGTATGTTTGATGGTGGGAATACAGGCATGACACTTGGCTTTTCTGTTGCTGTGCTAGCTGTATATTATGTTGTTTTCATGTTGATCTCATGGGTTGTATTCAACAAAAGAGATGTGGCAGGCTAA
- a CDS encoding AI-2E family transporter, with amino-acid sequence MEGSRFLINNKFYRICTAIILLLLIVYLGDKVNFIFSPLTSLIHIIIIPLLIAGFFYYLLRPLVDYMERHKMKRALSVLIIYVVIALIMAGFSVLVWPSLREQLLNFVENAPVLVTSLSDQLAEFEKSGFLSKYIPEDSDLFSRFSDFLSQGIAQVTDYVSGLFSVVSNLVIILATFPIMLYYMLKEGSKFGTNLTLLLPRRYRKDGEETVHEIDEALSSYIVGRVIVNVALGILMYIGFLFLGLPYALLLTAVSIILNFIPYVGALLAAIPVVIVGFIESPSMAIWSLVIIVIAQQIQDNLISPYVYGKQLDIHPLTTVILLLVGADLGNILGMIIVIPLYMIIKIIFRKIQNRIVEDKADPAN; translated from the coding sequence ATGGAGGGATCACGTTTCTTGATAAACAACAAGTTTTACCGTATATGCACAGCAATTATTTTGCTGCTGCTCATCGTGTATTTGGGGGATAAAGTCAACTTTATTTTCAGCCCCCTGACCTCGCTGATTCACATCATCATTATTCCGCTGCTGATTGCTGGTTTCTTCTATTATCTGCTGCGTCCGCTCGTCGACTATATGGAACGGCACAAAATGAAACGTGCATTGTCAGTCCTTATTATTTACGTGGTGATTGCGCTGATTATGGCAGGATTCAGTGTGCTTGTATGGCCTTCACTGCGTGAACAACTGTTGAATTTTGTGGAGAATGCCCCGGTACTGGTTACTTCGCTCAGTGATCAGTTGGCTGAATTCGAAAAGAGTGGTTTCCTTTCAAAATATATACCTGAGGATTCCGATCTGTTCTCACGCTTCTCCGATTTTCTAAGTCAAGGAATTGCCCAGGTAACGGATTATGTATCCGGATTGTTTTCTGTCGTATCTAATCTGGTCATCATTCTGGCGACGTTCCCGATCATGCTGTATTACATGCTCAAGGAAGGCAGCAAATTTGGAACTAATCTTACACTGTTGCTCCCGAGACGTTACCGTAAAGATGGAGAAGAGACGGTACATGAAATCGATGAAGCTTTGAGCAGCTACATTGTAGGTCGTGTCATTGTCAATGTAGCCTTGGGCATCCTGATGTATATTGGTTTTCTCTTTCTCGGTTTGCCATATGCATTACTCCTGACGGCCGTATCCATTATTCTGAACTTCATTCCTTATGTAGGGGCTTTGCTGGCAGCCATTCCTGTCGTCATTGTGGGGTTCATTGAATCACCTTCAATGGCGATCTGGTCGCTTGTCATCATTGTTATCGCTCAGCAAATTCAGGATAATCTGATCTCTCCTTATGTCTATGGCAAACAGTTGGACATTCATCCGTTGACTACCGTCATCTTACTGCTTGTAGGTGCAGACCTGGGGAACATTCTTGGGATGATTATCGTTATTCCGTTATATATGATCATCAAAATTATTTTCCGGAAGATTCAAAATCGAATCGTCGAAGACAAGGCAGATCCAGCCAATTAA
- a CDS encoding hemolysin family protein, whose amino-acid sequence MESERYALNLVLVAFLIGLSAFFVAVEFALVRIRPSRIDQMIAEGNKRALAVKQAVANLDGYLSACQLGITITSLGLGWLGEPTVEKILHPVFESMNMPEAVSSFLSFVIAFVAITYLHVVVGELAPKTIAIRKAEAVALLTSTPIIWFNRIMYPFIWLLNSSANQLVKLFGIKPASEHEDAHSEEELQFIINESFESGKINQAEFGYVSRIFAFDEMLAKEIMVPRTDMVCLYVNRSNEENLDIIRQEQYTRFPVVNESKDDIIGIINTKQFFLELYGNEEPVDLSSLIQPVSAVHETTPVKDLLKKMQKDGVHIAVLVDEYGGTSGIVTIEDVLEQIVGEIRDEFDADEVEDIQVINENYVIMDGKVSLSKVNDMFTSNLDADEWDTIGGWLYSHRPEMNEQEEYEFENLTFVLLEKDKNRFYKVAVVPKEPLTMSDYTDEDETN is encoded by the coding sequence ATGGAAAGTGAGAGGTATGCGTTAAATTTAGTATTGGTTGCATTTTTGATAGGACTTTCGGCGTTTTTTGTTGCAGTGGAGTTCGCTCTGGTACGGATTCGTCCGAGCCGGATTGACCAAATGATTGCAGAAGGAAACAAGCGTGCCTTGGCTGTTAAACAAGCCGTTGCCAACCTGGATGGATATTTGTCCGCCTGTCAGTTGGGTATCACGATTACATCTCTGGGACTGGGCTGGCTGGGAGAACCCACGGTAGAGAAAATTCTCCACCCTGTGTTCGAAAGCATGAACATGCCTGAGGCAGTTTCTTCATTCTTATCGTTTGTTATTGCGTTTGTTGCCATCACGTATTTGCATGTGGTAGTTGGCGAACTTGCACCTAAAACGATTGCAATCCGTAAAGCCGAAGCCGTTGCTCTGCTGACGTCTACACCTATCATCTGGTTTAACCGAATTATGTATCCTTTTATCTGGCTGTTAAACAGCTCAGCGAATCAACTGGTCAAGTTGTTCGGAATCAAACCTGCATCGGAGCATGAAGATGCGCACTCCGAAGAAGAATTACAGTTTATCATTAATGAAAGCTTTGAGAGCGGCAAAATCAACCAAGCCGAGTTCGGATATGTAAGCCGAATTTTTGCTTTTGATGAGATGCTTGCCAAAGAAATCATGGTACCCCGGACTGATATGGTCTGCCTTTATGTCAATAGATCGAACGAGGAAAACCTGGATATTATCCGTCAAGAACAATACACCCGTTTTCCAGTAGTAAATGAGAGCAAAGACGATATTATCGGTATCATTAATACCAAACAATTTTTCCTGGAGTTGTACGGGAACGAAGAACCTGTCGATCTGTCTTCCCTCATTCAGCCGGTATCGGCTGTTCACGAAACGACTCCGGTCAAGGACCTGCTCAAGAAAATGCAGAAGGATGGCGTGCATATTGCCGTGCTGGTCGATGAGTATGGAGGTACGTCCGGGATTGTAACGATTGAGGATGTGCTTGAACAGATTGTCGGAGAAATTCGGGATGAGTTCGACGCAGACGAAGTGGAGGATATTCAGGTTATCAATGAAAACTATGTCATTATGGATGGCAAGGTGTCCTTGTCCAAAGTAAACGATATGTTCACGTCAAACCTAGATGCTGACGAATGGGATACCATTGGCGGATGGCTTTATAGCCATCGTCCAGAGATGAATGAACAGGAAGAATATGAGTTCGAGAATCTCACCTTCGTGTTGCTGGAAAAAGACAAAAATCGCTTTTACAAAGTCGCCGTTGTTCCTAAGGAACCGCTGACCATGTCCGACTACACTGATGAAGACGAGACGAATTAA